One genomic region from Rhizomicrobium palustre encodes:
- a CDS encoding phosphoesterase — protein sequence MIKRLCIWSLLVGALSVSAAPDGSDGRAWLAGDHHVHSLFSGGYPEGARKGDVASYGLGTDGIYPISENARRGLSFGLSWMAMTDHGGPGLSQLHFQKSYAALLQSRAAVPEVIQFYGLELDSPGGDHASLILPITADERERLLRLESAYDANEVYPHDPARDRTELMLQALREMNGLSPKPLVFANHPSRGSAFVGDPEGGHTPSDMRAWNDAAPEVAVGMEGAPGHQAGSMKPGPSPRGRGLYKKLPTYGGFDIMTAQLGGVWDAMLGEGRHWWITANSDSHHNLADGGEDFWPGQYSKTYVYARRDPADILDGLRNGRIFVTTGDLISALAVTASVGRLRAGMGETLAVRQSENVTIIIAVREPSGPNAKGAHPKLARIDLIMGKVTGRDADPSAIANPSTRVIRRFTAKDWTRRNGVLTMRFVLKHVFANSYLRVRGTNGSELEPLPDARDENPWTDLWFYSNPIFLSLKEQSHA from the coding sequence ACGGCCGCGCGTGGCTCGCGGGTGATCATCATGTCCATAGCCTGTTCAGCGGCGGCTATCCGGAAGGCGCGCGCAAAGGTGATGTCGCGTCCTATGGCTTGGGAACGGATGGTATTTATCCAATCTCGGAAAACGCGCGCCGCGGCTTGAGCTTCGGCCTGTCCTGGATGGCGATGACCGACCATGGCGGGCCCGGCCTTTCGCAATTGCATTTCCAGAAATCCTACGCTGCCTTGCTCCAGTCGCGTGCCGCGGTGCCGGAGGTAATCCAGTTTTACGGGCTGGAACTCGACTCCCCAGGCGGTGATCATGCCAGTTTGATTTTGCCCATCACCGCAGACGAGCGCGAGCGGCTGCTGCGGCTCGAATCCGCCTATGACGCGAACGAAGTCTATCCCCACGATCCGGCCCGTGATCGCACCGAGCTCATGCTGCAGGCTCTGCGGGAGATGAATGGGCTTTCGCCCAAGCCGCTGGTCTTTGCCAATCATCCCTCGCGCGGGTCCGCGTTCGTCGGCGATCCCGAAGGCGGTCATACGCCCAGCGATATGCGCGCCTGGAATGATGCGGCGCCTGAGGTTGCGGTCGGCATGGAAGGCGCACCAGGTCATCAGGCGGGTTCCATGAAGCCTGGGCCGTCTCCGCGTGGCCGTGGCCTTTATAAGAAGCTGCCGACCTACGGCGGTTTCGATATCATGACGGCTCAGCTTGGCGGCGTTTGGGATGCCATGCTGGGCGAGGGGCGGCATTGGTGGATCACAGCCAATTCCGATTCTCATCATAATCTCGCCGATGGTGGCGAGGATTTCTGGCCAGGCCAATACTCCAAGACCTATGTCTATGCCCGCCGTGATCCAGCCGACATATTGGATGGTTTGCGGAACGGGCGCATCTTCGTGACGACGGGTGATCTGATCTCCGCGCTTGCCGTTACAGCCTCGGTTGGCCGCTTACGGGCGGGGATGGGTGAGACCTTGGCTGTGCGCCAAAGTGAGAATGTCACGATTATCATCGCGGTGCGGGAGCCATCGGGCCCCAACGCGAAGGGTGCGCATCCCAAGCTCGCCCGTATTGATCTCATCATGGGAAAAGTTACCGGACGTGACGCGGATCCATCAGCCATCGCCAACCCCAGCACAAGGGTTATTCGCCGCTTCACCGCTAAGGATTGGACACGGAGAAATGGCGTGCTCACGATGCGTTTTGTGCTGAAGCACGTCTTTGCCAATTCCTATTTGCGCGTACGGGGTACGAATGGTTCAGAGTTGGAGCCGCTGCCCGACGCGCGCGACGAAAATCCCTGGACCGATCTATGGTTCTACTCAAATCCCATATTCCTCTCGTTGAAAGAGCAGTCCCATGCCTAG
- a CDS encoding phosphatidylinositol-specific phospholipase C1-like protein — translation MPRLWLRSAAIAILSLVSIQVATAASCSPAALEGACPASGVRLNELQVVGTHNSYKRAIPPAELAVIRKYSPQDAIELDYGHRPLAQQLDMGMRALELDVVYDPQGGRYAHPMLPQRISQSGGTDPYDATAMAEPGFKVLHVPDVDVRSQCATLVMCLQQIRAWSDAHPRHVPILITMNAKQGKADAPGGVAPLSFDAQAFDALDGEIRSALGADKLITPDMVRGSHKTLREAVLAGGWPILEKARGKFLLALDEGPEVVEVYMRGHASLEGLAMFVNSVGEDAPHAAYFTLNEPIAEAKRIQADVKAGFVVRTRADAGTHEARINDESRRDAAFASGAQYVSTDYPEPRADFGPYAVVLPSHAPARCNPISSTENCAR, via the coding sequence ATGCCTAGACTCTGGCTTCGTAGCGCCGCGATCGCGATTTTGAGCCTAGTCTCGATCCAAGTCGCGACCGCTGCATCCTGCAGCCCCGCCGCGCTCGAAGGGGCTTGTCCGGCATCGGGTGTACGGCTTAATGAGCTGCAAGTTGTGGGTACCCACAACAGCTACAAGCGCGCCATTCCACCGGCTGAACTTGCGGTGATCCGCAAATATTCGCCTCAGGATGCAATCGAGCTCGATTATGGCCACCGCCCTCTGGCGCAGCAGCTCGATATGGGGATGCGGGCCTTGGAGCTGGATGTGGTCTATGATCCGCAAGGCGGCCGCTATGCGCATCCGATGCTGCCGCAACGTATTTCTCAGAGCGGCGGGACCGATCCCTATGACGCAACCGCCATGGCCGAACCCGGATTCAAGGTGCTGCATGTTCCGGATGTGGATGTTCGCAGCCAATGCGCCACATTGGTGATGTGCTTGCAGCAAATCCGGGCCTGGTCCGACGCCCATCCCCGGCATGTGCCAATCCTGATCACCATGAACGCGAAACAAGGTAAGGCGGATGCACCGGGCGGGGTAGCGCCGCTATCTTTCGATGCGCAGGCCTTTGATGCGCTGGATGGCGAAATTCGATCCGCATTGGGGGCTGATAAGCTGATCACGCCGGATATGGTGCGCGGTAGCCATAAAACACTACGCGAGGCGGTGCTGGCAGGCGGCTGGCCTATACTGGAAAAGGCCCGGGGCAAGTTCCTCTTGGCGCTGGATGAGGGCCCAGAGGTTGTTGAGGTCTATATGCGTGGGCACGCCTCGCTAGAAGGATTGGCAATGTTCGTCAACTCTGTGGGCGAGGATGCGCCGCACGCGGCGTACTTCACGCTTAATGAGCCGATTGCCGAGGCCAAGCGCATCCAAGCGGATGTGAAGGCCGGTTTTGTCGTGCGCACGCGGGCCGATGCTGGAACCCATGAAGCCCGCATCAACGATGAGTCCCGTCGCGATGCGGCTTTTGCTTCCGGGGCTCAATACGTCTCAACCGATTACCCTGAACCAAGGGCCGATTTCGGTCCCTATGCGGTTGTTCTGCCGAGCCATGCGCCCGCACGCTGTAATCCTATCTCATCGACGGAAAACTGCGCGCGATAG
- a CDS encoding CobW family GTP-binding protein has product MSAADDSRIPVTLLTGFLGSGKTTILNHLLQHPALANALVIINEFGEIGLDHALLVHTNEDVVVEMSSGCLCCTIRGDLSKTLREAPWRFARNGKRWFERVVIETTGIADPVPVMHTLMMDPKVETLYRLDGVITTVDAATALTTLDRQFESIKQAAVADMLLLTKTDLTSSETTEFVEARLHELNPAAPIVRTTQGAVDPALLFGTGLHMPAARTEDVKRWLSAEAYEHETKHGHDHDEHHHHDVNRHGKDISAVCVTVDDPIHPEVFNGWLGLLAAFRGPDLLRIKGMVNIIGEPGPVVIHGVQHIFHPSQSLPAWPDDDRRSRIVFIGRNLPADKLRESLAVLVADYAARHPSV; this is encoded by the coding sequence ATGTCCGCCGCCGATGACAGCCGAATTCCGGTAACCTTGCTGACCGGCTTCCTTGGCAGCGGCAAGACCACAATCCTCAACCATCTCTTGCAGCACCCTGCCCTCGCCAACGCCCTGGTCATTATCAACGAATTCGGCGAGATCGGGCTGGATCACGCGCTTCTGGTGCACACCAACGAGGATGTCGTTGTGGAAATGTCGAGCGGCTGCCTTTGCTGCACCATTCGCGGCGATCTTTCCAAAACCCTGCGCGAAGCCCCCTGGCGCTTTGCCCGCAACGGCAAACGCTGGTTCGAACGCGTGGTGATTGAGACCACCGGCATCGCCGATCCCGTTCCAGTGATGCACACGCTGATGATGGATCCCAAGGTCGAGACGCTGTACCGCCTGGACGGCGTCATCACCACGGTCGATGCCGCAACCGCGCTGACCACGCTCGATCGCCAGTTCGAGTCGATCAAGCAGGCCGCCGTTGCCGACATGCTTCTTTTGACCAAGACAGATCTGACCTCAAGCGAAACCACCGAGTTCGTCGAAGCAAGGCTGCACGAACTCAATCCCGCCGCGCCTATTGTTCGCACCACACAGGGTGCTGTCGATCCAGCCCTGCTGTTCGGCACCGGTCTGCATATGCCGGCCGCCAGAACGGAAGACGTCAAGCGCTGGCTGAGCGCAGAGGCCTATGAGCATGAAACCAAGCACGGCCATGACCATGACGAGCACCATCATCACGACGTCAACCGCCATGGCAAGGATATCAGCGCCGTCTGCGTGACGGTGGACGATCCCATTCATCCCGAAGTGTTCAACGGCTGGCTGGGGCTGCTGGCCGCCTTTCGCGGGCCGGACCTTCTGCGCATCAAAGGCATGGTGAACATCATTGGCGAGCCTGGTCCCGTGGTCATCCACGGCGTGCAGCACATCTTCCACCCCTCGCAATCGCTCCCCGCCTGGCCCGACGACGACCGCCGCTCCCGTATCGTTTTCATCGGGCGCAATCTTCCGGCGGATAAACTGCGCGAATCTCTGGCCGTTCTTGTTGCGGATTACGCAGCAAGACACCCGAGTGTATGA
- a CDS encoding Fur family transcriptional regulator — MARRNSEQAANHETVFAALNASRKPMTAYDLLARLKTKGITAPTTVYRALERLLGEGRVHRLESLNAFIACECADKSHTAMFSICADCGQAEEIASAKLQDDLMALARRSGFKLSHSVVELHGRCKSCAAEAKH; from the coding sequence ATGGCACGGCGCAACAGCGAACAAGCAGCCAATCATGAGACCGTGTTTGCGGCCCTCAACGCCAGCCGCAAGCCGATGACGGCCTATGATCTACTTGCCCGCCTTAAGACCAAGGGTATCACGGCGCCCACCACCGTTTATCGCGCGCTGGAACGGCTTTTGGGCGAAGGCCGTGTTCACCGCCTTGAATCCCTCAACGCCTTTATCGCTTGCGAGTGTGCGGATAAGAGCCACACCGCGATGTTCTCGATTTGCGCCGATTGCGGCCAGGCCGAGGAAATCGCCAGCGCCAAGCTGCAAGATGATCTTATGGCGCTCGCCCGGCGCTCCGGCTTCAAACTGAGCCACTCTGTCGTGGAATTGCATGGCCGCTGCAAATCCTGCGCCGCCGAGGCAAAGCACTGA
- the hcp gene encoding hydroxylamine reductase, with protein sequence MFCVQCEHTMRGAQGPGCAYVKGMCGKTSEVSDLQDILVRMLQAVSAYAEAARKAGIIDAEIDRFVPKAFFATLTNVNFDPERIIAFANQAEAYRDRLKAACIAAGVALPVAADFTLPKERAILLAEAKLVPLNRDKDQINADVLGLRLLCLYGLKGAAAYMEHARVLGQEDSDVAGDFHNFMAYLGTDPADGDALLKTALDIGRMNFRVMEMLDKGETDTFGHPVPVRVNLKPVKGKAILVSGHDLHDLELILQQTEGKGINVYTNGEMLPAHGYPALKKYPHLVGNYGTAWQNQQREFAVFPGAIVMTSNCLIDPNVGSYADRLYTRSIVGWPGVAHITGKDFSVVIEKALSLPGFAADETPVYTHTGFARNALMGAAPAVIDAVKAGKIKHFFLIGGCDGDKKQRSYYTEMAQSVPNDSIILTLACGKFRFNSLEFGDIDGIPRLLDVGQCNDAYSAIQLALALAEAFGCGVNDLPLSLVLSWFEQKAIVILLTLLSLGVKNIRVGPTAPGFLTPNLLAVLNKEYGLKLITTPEQDLKDILSA encoded by the coding sequence ATGTTTTGCGTCCAATGCGAGCATACCATGCGCGGTGCCCAGGGACCGGGTTGCGCCTATGTCAAAGGCATGTGCGGCAAGACCTCGGAAGTCTCCGACTTGCAGGATATCCTGGTGCGCATGCTGCAGGCCGTTTCGGCTTATGCTGAGGCGGCGCGCAAGGCAGGGATCATCGATGCGGAAATCGACCGTTTCGTGCCCAAGGCGTTTTTCGCAACCCTGACCAATGTGAATTTCGATCCCGAGCGGATCATCGCTTTCGCGAACCAAGCCGAAGCCTATCGCGACCGGTTGAAGGCCGCCTGCATTGCCGCCGGAGTGGCGCTGCCTGTGGCTGCCGATTTCACCCTGCCCAAGGAACGCGCCATTCTTCTGGCCGAAGCCAAGCTTGTGCCGCTGAACCGCGACAAGGATCAGATCAACGCCGATGTGCTGGGTCTTCGTCTTCTCTGCCTCTATGGGCTGAAAGGCGCAGCGGCATACATGGAGCATGCACGCGTGCTCGGCCAGGAAGACAGTGATGTGGCGGGCGACTTCCACAACTTCATGGCCTATCTCGGCACCGATCCCGCCGATGGCGATGCGCTTCTGAAGACTGCTCTCGATATTGGCCGGATGAATTTCCGCGTTATGGAGATGCTGGATAAGGGCGAGACTGATACCTTCGGTCATCCCGTGCCGGTGCGCGTCAATCTGAAGCCCGTCAAAGGCAAGGCCATCCTGGTCTCAGGCCATGATCTTCACGATCTTGAACTCATCCTGCAGCAGACTGAAGGCAAGGGCATCAACGTCTATACCAATGGCGAGATGCTGCCGGCCCATGGCTACCCCGCGCTGAAGAAATATCCCCATCTGGTCGGAAATTACGGCACCGCCTGGCAGAACCAGCAAAGGGAATTTGCGGTTTTCCCCGGCGCCATCGTGATGACCTCAAACTGTCTGATCGATCCCAATGTGGGGTCTTATGCGGATCGTCTTTACACCCGCTCCATCGTTGGCTGGCCGGGTGTCGCCCACATCACGGGTAAGGATTTCAGCGTGGTGATCGAGAAGGCCTTAAGCCTTCCGGGTTTCGCGGCGGATGAAACCCCCGTCTATACCCACACCGGTTTCGCCCGCAACGCGTTGATGGGCGCCGCGCCTGCGGTAATCGATGCGGTCAAGGCTGGCAAGATCAAGCATTTCTTCCTGATCGGCGGCTGCGATGGCGATAAGAAACAGCGTTCCTATTACACCGAGATGGCCCAATCGGTGCCCAATGACAGCATCATCCTGACGCTGGCTTGCGGAAAGTTCCGTTTCAATTCGCTGGAGTTCGGCGATATCGACGGCATTCCGCGCCTGCTTGATGTCGGCCAGTGCAATGATGCCTATTCGGCGATCCAACTGGCCCTCGCGCTCGCGGAAGCCTTTGGTTGCGGTGTTAACGATCTGCCGCTGTCGCTGGTGCTCTCCTGGTTCGAGCAAAAGGCCATCGTGATCCTGCTGACGCTGCTCTCCCTCGGCGTCAAGAATATTCGCGTCGGGCCGACTGCACCGGGCTTCCTCACCCCGAACCTGCTTGCGGTCTTGAACAAGGAATACGGGCTGAAGCTGATCACGACGCCTGAGCAAGATCTGAAAGACATCTTGTCGGCATAA
- a CDS encoding DUF4142 domain-containing protein, producing MKKFLLTTAAVFALTTAAFAQQSMEKKDNTSPRPGQNSETMSAVEDTTAALVGKVSAEMTSTTKGFVTAAAISDMYEVAAGKIALERAQSPDVKAFAQKMVDAHTGTTTKLKGIISANNIQVTPPTTVDSRRQGMLDNLKGASAADFDHRYITQQVAAHKEADILMRGYAKDGDSTAIKAFAADTDKAVKMHLADAQKLDKVMKAAKK from the coding sequence ATGAAAAAGTTTTTGCTGACTACCGCCGCTGTCTTCGCGCTTACCACGGCCGCTTTTGCCCAGCAGTCGATGGAGAAGAAGGACAACACCAGCCCCAGGCCTGGCCAGAATTCGGAAACCATGAGCGCCGTAGAGGATACCACGGCGGCATTGGTGGGAAAGGTCTCCGCAGAGATGACCTCGACGACCAAGGGTTTCGTCACTGCGGCGGCTATCAGTGACATGTATGAAGTGGCCGCCGGCAAGATTGCGCTGGAACGGGCTCAGTCGCCGGATGTGAAGGCCTTCGCACAGAAAATGGTCGATGCCCATACCGGCACCACCACCAAGCTCAAGGGCATCATCTCCGCCAACAATATTCAGGTAACGCCGCCGACCACGGTCGACAGCCGCCGCCAGGGTATGCTGGACAATCTGAAAGGCGCCTCGGCTGCCGATTTCGATCACCGCTACATCACCCAGCAAGTGGCGGCCCATAAAGAGGCCGATATCCTGATGCGTGGCTATGCCAAGGATGGCGACAGCACCGCGATCAAGGCCTTCGCGGCGGATACCGATAAGGCGGTGAAGATGCATCTCGCCGATGCGCAGAAGCTGGATAAGGTGATGAAGGCCGCCAAGAAATAA
- the virB11 gene encoding P-type DNA transfer ATPase VirB11: MSAGESVYLAAYLKPFEPFLAREEISEILVNRPGEIWIERAGAAALERLAAPDIDDLLLKRLAEQVARVTYQGINRERPILSASLPGGARIQMIGPPAVRHWCLAIRQHRLCELTLDDYKDHGPPRARDLERRQDEDVITQLRRAVKARATILISGGTSSGKTTFLNALLREIPESERVILVEDTPELHLHHENGLGLVAVKGELGEAKITTDDLLQAALRLRPDRMVLGEIRGAEAVTFLRVINTGHPGSFTTIHANSPEAALEQLALVVMQTGLGLSRADTLSYARSVIDVVVQLERRGGKRGISEVMFL; this comes from the coding sequence GTGAGTGCGGGCGAATCCGTTTATCTCGCCGCCTATCTGAAGCCGTTCGAGCCTTTTTTGGCGCGCGAGGAAATTTCCGAAATCCTGGTCAACCGGCCCGGCGAGATATGGATTGAGCGCGCAGGCGCAGCCGCTCTAGAACGGCTTGCCGCACCTGACATCGATGATCTTTTGCTGAAGCGGCTCGCCGAACAGGTGGCGCGCGTAACCTATCAAGGCATCAATCGCGAGCGGCCCATTCTCTCCGCAAGTCTTCCTGGCGGCGCGCGCATTCAGATGATCGGGCCACCCGCGGTGCGCCATTGGTGCCTCGCCATTCGCCAGCATCGTTTATGCGAACTGACGTTGGATGATTATAAAGATCATGGCCCTCCGCGTGCACGCGATCTGGAACGGCGGCAGGATGAAGACGTCATCACACAACTGCGCCGGGCGGTGAAGGCGCGCGCCACCATTCTCATCAGCGGCGGCACCTCCAGTGGCAAAACGACCTTTCTCAACGCGCTGCTGCGCGAAATACCCGAGAGCGAGCGCGTCATCCTGGTGGAGGATACGCCGGAGCTTCACCTGCATCATGAAAATGGCCTGGGGTTGGTGGCGGTAAAAGGCGAGCTTGGCGAAGCCAAAATCACTACCGATGATCTATTGCAGGCCGCGCTGCGCCTTCGCCCGGACCGCATGGTGCTTGGGGAAATACGCGGAGCGGAAGCGGTGACGTTTCTGAGGGTAATCAATACCGGCCATCCCGGCTCTTTCACCACCATCCATGCGAATTCGCCTGAAGCGGCACTGGAGCAGCTCGCCCTGGTGGTGATGCAGACAGGACTTGGACTGTCGCGCGCCGACACGCTTTCCTACGCGCGCTCCGTGATTGATGTGGTGGTGCAACTGGAGCGGCGCGGCGGCAAACGCGGCATTTCGGAGGTGATGTTCCTCTGA
- a CDS encoding TrbI/VirB10 family protein — MELVSKRFVVDPRQTIDDTSLEAASRNGFPLVAAHVQRRDRAGLALGLLISLALGGFTFWSLSGHAPQAEKPKPAPQARAVPKPVPQAAPALPIAAAPVLPVETPSAPTPALIIDMAEAPAAIPAPPPTAGDGAAETVTASAMAHPAQTVAQGTMIAAVLETGLNSDLPGYARAIVSRDVQAFSGGEILIPRGSHLVGQYRTALTSGQRRAYILWSRLIRPDGVSIAIGSPATDFSGETGLPGEVNSHFFARFGSAMLLSAINLLSTVGSAGVILSSGSSSAASVAAQSDSQISPTITVPAGTPIRVFTAHDLDFFAVSGSEK, encoded by the coding sequence ATGGAGCTTGTATCCAAGCGTTTTGTGGTTGACCCGCGCCAGACCATCGATGATACCAGCTTGGAAGCGGCCAGCCGCAACGGGTTTCCGCTCGTTGCCGCCCATGTGCAAAGACGCGACCGCGCCGGGCTTGCCTTAGGCCTTCTTATTTCTCTCGCGCTTGGCGGCTTCACCTTCTGGTCGCTTTCCGGACACGCACCGCAAGCCGAGAAACCAAAACCTGCCCCGCAGGCGCGCGCAGTACCGAAGCCGGTTCCGCAAGCAGCACCAGCTCTTCCTATTGCCGCCGCACCAGTCTTACCAGTTGAAACGCCCAGCGCCCCCACCCCCGCCTTGATCATCGACATGGCCGAGGCGCCCGCAGCCATCCCCGCACCGCCCCCGACCGCCGGAGATGGCGCGGCGGAGACCGTGACCGCGAGCGCGATGGCCCATCCCGCGCAAACCGTGGCGCAAGGCACCATGATTGCCGCCGTGCTGGAGACGGGGCTGAACAGCGATCTTCCCGGCTATGCCCGCGCGATTGTGAGCCGCGATGTGCAAGCCTTCTCCGGTGGCGAGATCCTTATCCCGCGCGGTTCGCATCTCGTCGGGCAATATCGTACCGCGCTGACGAGCGGTCAGCGCCGCGCCTATATCCTGTGGTCCCGACTGATCCGGCCCGATGGGGTTTCGATTGCCATCGGCTCTCCGGCCACCGATTTTTCTGGTGAGACCGGGCTTCCCGGCGAGGTCAATAGCCATTTCTTCGCGCGTTTCGGCTCGGCCATGCTTCTGTCGGCGATCAATCTTCTTTCCACCGTGGGCAGCGCGGGTGTTATCCTTTCTTCCGGCTCTTCGAGCGCCGCAAGTGTCGCCGCGCAAAGTGACAGCCAGATATCGCCCACCATAACCGTGCCTGCGGGGACACCGATCCGCGTCTTCACCGCGCATGACCTCGATTTTTTCGCCGTGAGCGGATCAGAAAAGTGA
- a CDS encoding TrbG/VirB9 family P-type conjugative transfer protein yields the protein MKILTALFLFAGAALADDRVLTQPYDETAVVQLTGRENYQSAVVFGTDEKIENVAVGDSTGWQVTPNKRASVLFLKPLGPHARTNMTVVTDKRVYSFDLLTAAKASAGIYTLRFSYPAPPPEAKPAQGDFNFAWQKSGAKALFPAEIFSDEKHIYLHWPKDTPLPAILSKSVEGREGPVNTHVDGEMVTVDGPAKTLVLRLGKDVATLTNATIRSEP from the coding sequence ATGAAAATCCTCACCGCCTTGTTCCTTTTTGCAGGGGCCGCTTTGGCCGATGACCGTGTGCTGACTCAGCCCTATGACGAAACCGCCGTGGTGCAGTTGACGGGTCGCGAAAACTATCAATCCGCGGTGGTCTTTGGTACCGATGAGAAAATCGAAAACGTCGCTGTCGGCGATAGCACTGGCTGGCAGGTGACGCCGAACAAACGCGCCTCGGTGCTGTTCCTGAAGCCGCTCGGGCCGCATGCTCGCACAAATATGACCGTGGTCACCGACAAACGCGTCTATAGCTTTGATCTTCTCACGGCTGCAAAAGCGAGCGCGGGGATATACACCTTGCGTTTTTCCTATCCCGCGCCGCCGCCCGAAGCAAAACCCGCACAGGGCGATTTCAATTTCGCCTGGCAAAAAAGCGGCGCCAAAGCCCTGTTCCCGGCGGAGATCTTCAGCGATGAGAAGCATATCTATCTGCATTGGCCGAAAGATACCCCCCTGCCCGCGATTTTGAGCAAATCCGTGGAAGGTCGCGAGGGACCTGTGAACACGCATGTAGACGGCGAGATGGTGACGGTGGATGGCCCGGCGAAGACATTGGTGCTGCGGCTCGGCAAAGATGTGGCGACGTTGACCAACGCTACGATCAGGAGCGAGCCTTAA
- a CDS encoding type IV secretion system protein, with protein MSCAAVPSASIAALLRDADCLSGDATSFAFAHLFGLHGMLTGALSILLTLYVALLAFSMLTGRGRLSALTPRAITLGLVLTFCTSWSAYQQVVWTLASGAPDQIATIVTGTNASASDLFARKLDGVFQSLSEIPADKQIKEEEKKEASGMPADDLVWVSALMMLLGTAGVMVTSKIVLMGLLCLGPIFVALALFSATRGLFEGWLKATVLFALAPLFAVVLGLFQFRLMAPLLQALHVSSDHNTLAVPLFLHASVFTFLMLLSLWAARILVGQWRMFSPESSPMPAGHPQQTEASIFASRVEQSSASHDTRISQIVAAASTHMRLAAPALAASSSDTRQRVRGLVRPESGS; from the coding sequence ATGAGTTGCGCCGCCGTGCCCTCCGCCAGCATCGCCGCATTGCTGCGCGACGCGGATTGCCTTTCCGGCGACGCCACCAGCTTTGCCTTCGCGCACCTGTTCGGGCTGCATGGCATGCTGACCGGGGCATTATCGATCTTGCTGACGCTCTATGTGGCGCTTCTTGCCTTTTCAATGCTGACCGGGCGCGGGAGGCTTTCCGCCCTGACGCCGCGCGCGATCACGCTGGGGCTGGTGCTGACCTTCTGCACCTCCTGGAGCGCCTATCAGCAAGTGGTGTGGACATTGGCGAGCGGTGCGCCAGATCAAATCGCCACCATCGTCACGGGCACCAATGCCTCAGCCAGCGATCTTTTCGCCCGTAAGCTGGATGGCGTGTTCCAATCGCTTTCGGAAATTCCGGCGGACAAGCAGATCAAAGAGGAAGAGAAAAAAGAAGCATCTGGAATGCCGGCGGACGATCTTGTCTGGGTTTCGGCTCTGATGATGCTTTTGGGCACAGCAGGCGTGATGGTGACCAGCAAAATCGTGTTGATGGGCTTACTGTGCCTGGGACCAATTTTTGTTGCCCTGGCTCTTTTTTCCGCAACCAGAGGGCTTTTCGAAGGCTGGCTGAAGGCGACCGTGCTCTTCGCCTTGGCACCGCTTTTTGCCGTGGTATTGGGACTCTTTCAATTCCGCCTGATGGCGCCGCTGTTGCAAGCCCTGCACGTGAGCAGCGACCACAACACGCTCGCAGTACCGCTCTTCCTGCATGCGAGCGTGTTCACCTTCCTGATGCTTCTCTCGCTCTGGGCGGCGCGCATATTGGTCGGGCAGTGGCGGATGTTTTCGCCAGAGTCCTCTCCAATGCCTGCTGGCCACCCACAGCAGACAGAGGCTTCGATCTTCGCCTCCCGCGTGGAGCAAAGCTCCGCATCACACGATACCCGCATCAGCCAAATTGTAGCGGCGGCTTCCACCCATATGCGCCTTGCGGCGCCTGCGCTTGCCGCGTCCTCCTCTGACACCCGCCAGCGCGTGCGCGGCTTGGTGCGCCCGGAGTCCGGTTCATGA